The proteins below come from a single Dinghuibacter silviterrae genomic window:
- a CDS encoding NAD(P)/FAD-dependent oxidoreductase, translating to MDVDLLIIGQGIAGTFLSLEARRAGLSYIVLDDARPSSASRVASGLINPVTGKRVVTTWMAPELLAHARVAYADILGRSYIRETEMVSFFPGPDARVVFMERVAASPFLALPSDERDWSPFFNYSFGYGIIRPCALVDLSSLLDDVRADLRMRGLLLEAPFTHETLEPTGVRYGDIRARHLVFCDGMTGTSASWFGILPFSPSKGEALLLEIPDLPGEAVFKMGQNLVPLGGGRFWAGASYEWNYPDALPTAAFRTRTEKALREWLRVPFDVVDHVASIRPTTVEQKPFVGLHPVHPQIGILGGMGTKGCSLAPFFARQLVDHLTQGSPILGAADVGRYARMLSR from the coding sequence ATGGATGTCGACCTTCTTATCATCGGCCAAGGCATTGCCGGCACTTTCCTTAGCCTCGAAGCCCGTCGCGCCGGTCTCTCTTACATCGTCCTCGACGACGCCCGCCCTTCCTCCGCTTCCCGTGTGGCTTCCGGGCTCATCAATCCCGTGACCGGGAAGCGCGTGGTGACCACGTGGATGGCGCCCGAGCTTCTTGCGCATGCGCGGGTGGCTTACGCCGATATCCTGGGGCGGTCTTATATCCGCGAGACGGAGATGGTGTCCTTCTTCCCGGGGCCCGATGCACGGGTGGTGTTTATGGAGCGCGTGGCGGCCTCCCCTTTTTTAGCCCTCCCCTCCGACGAACGCGACTGGTCGCCCTTTTTTAACTATAGCTTCGGCTACGGCATCATCCGCCCCTGCGCCCTCGTCGACCTTTCGTCCCTATTGGACGATGTCCGGGCCGACCTCCGCATGCGCGGGCTTCTTCTGGAAGCGCCGTTTACGCACGAAACACTCGAACCCACCGGCGTGCGCTATGGAGACATCCGCGCCCGGCACCTGGTTTTTTGCGATGGAATGACGGGTACGTCCGCATCCTGGTTTGGCATCCTGCCATTTTCCCCCAGCAAGGGAGAAGCCCTCCTCCTGGAGATCCCCGATCTACCTGGCGAGGCGGTTTTTAAAATGGGCCAAAACCTCGTTCCCCTCGGCGGCGGCCGCTTTTGGGCCGGCGCCTCTTATGAATGGAATTACCCAGACGCCCTGCCCACTGCCGCTTTCCGCACGCGAACCGAAAAGGCACTTCGCGAGTGGCTCCGCGTGCCCTTCGACGTCGTCGATCATGTAGCATCTATCCGCCCCACCACCGTCGAGCAAAAACCTTTTGTCGGGTTGCACCCCGTACACCCGCAGATAGGCATCCTCGGAGGTATGGGGACCAAGGGGTGTTCGCTTGCGCCCTTTTTTGCGCGGCAATTAGTCGACCACCTTACGCAAGGGAGCCCCATCTTAGGGGCGGCAGATGTGGGCAGATATGCCAGGATGTTGTCGAGGTAG
- a CDS encoding TonB-dependent receptor, with protein MRSIFTSVLLLAVFCASAQTQTIKGVVTDKTSEKPLAGVTVQAAGLTTITDSLGRYTLKNVPLGRQQLAYSYAGYQPALIPEVLVTSGKEVILDLGLEQKYITLDVTVKASPKKGAPLNEFAAGSTTSFNMEDVTRFAGGRNDPSKLVSNYAGVVADNDGRNDIVVRGNSPTGVLWRINGIASPNPNHFSTLGTTGGAVSALNTNALKTSDFLTGAFAPEYGNALAAVFDIELRGGNSSRHEETFQLNLFSGLEATVEGPLNHKDNGAAYLASYRYSFAEIAQSLGINIGTQAVPHYQDWVFHITTGKGRLGRFSFFGMGGLSRIDLIGSKLDSTDFYSQTDQDAYDKSNFSFFGIRHTLDLGQRAYIKTVLSYAHTLDLYDQYQYPDPVPPYKDRWWEVHSGDTTNTFRFSSFVNEKYNSRFSYRAGVSGDVLGLKMLVLDKTGLPPAAPFDTVNSYRGTTFLGQAFAEVRYRLSEDLTFTGGLHGQWYSLNSNTAIEPRVSWAYRLPARQTLTLSYGLHSQLQPTPVYFQTIDIQTGARDPGNRSLGFTRAHHVILGYERRLGADWRVKAEAYYQYLFDVPVEKSSSGFSLLNAGADFTFPPLVGLVNKGSGTNKGVELTLEKFMSHGYYLLLTTSLFDSRYKGSDGVSRNTAFDYKTVVNLLGGREWPLGKHGNAFTVDARLSTVGGRYTTPVNVAQSRAKGFEVLDTLAYDSERLSGYFRLDTKFGIRLNSGHRHFSQTFYLDLQNVTNHKNIFVEQYNHATGNLSSVYQIGFFPDILYRIQL; from the coding sequence ATGCGATCCATTTTTACTTCAGTGCTGCTGCTGGCGGTTTTCTGTGCGTCCGCACAAACCCAGACCATAAAAGGTGTGGTGACCGACAAGACCTCCGAAAAACCGTTGGCGGGGGTGACGGTACAGGCCGCAGGTCTGACGACCATAACAGACTCCCTTGGCCGGTACACGCTTAAAAACGTCCCCCTGGGCCGTCAGCAATTGGCCTATAGTTACGCGGGCTACCAGCCCGCCCTGATCCCCGAGGTCCTTGTCACCTCCGGCAAGGAAGTGATCCTCGACCTGGGCCTCGAACAAAAGTATATCACGCTCGATGTAACGGTGAAAGCCTCCCCCAAAAAGGGTGCGCCCCTCAACGAATTCGCCGCAGGCAGCACGACGTCCTTTAACATGGAAGACGTCACGCGTTTTGCGGGCGGCCGCAACGATCCGTCCAAGCTGGTCAGCAACTACGCGGGTGTGGTGGCGGACAACGACGGACGGAACGACATCGTCGTGCGGGGGAATTCGCCCACCGGGGTGCTTTGGCGCATCAACGGCATCGCGTCTCCCAATCCCAACCACTTTTCCACGCTGGGGACCACAGGCGGGGCCGTGAGCGCCCTCAATACCAATGCCCTCAAAACGTCCGATTTTTTGACGGGGGCCTTTGCCCCCGAATACGGGAATGCCCTCGCCGCGGTTTTTGACATAGAGCTTCGGGGCGGGAACAGCAGCCGGCACGAAGAGACGTTCCAACTCAACCTCTTCAGCGGTTTGGAAGCCACGGTGGAAGGCCCTCTCAACCACAAGGATAACGGGGCCGCCTACCTTGCCAGTTACCGGTATTCTTTTGCAGAGATCGCCCAGTCGCTGGGGATCAATATCGGCACCCAGGCCGTGCCCCACTACCAGGACTGGGTCTTCCACATCACCACCGGCAAGGGCCGCCTGGGCCGGTTTTCCTTTTTCGGAATGGGCGGGCTCAGCCGCATCGACCTGATCGGCAGCAAGCTCGACTCCACCGACTTTTACAGTCAGACCGACCAGGACGCATACGACAAAAGCAACTTCTCCTTTTTTGGCATCCGCCACACCCTCGATCTTGGTCAACGCGCCTATATAAAGACCGTGCTGTCTTACGCGCATACCCTTGACCTTTACGACCAATACCAATACCCCGACCCGGTGCCGCCCTATAAGGACCGCTGGTGGGAGGTCCACTCCGGGGACACCACCAACACCTTCCGGTTTTCGTCTTTTGTCAATGAGAAATACAATAGCCGGTTTTCCTACCGGGCCGGCGTTTCCGGAGACGTCCTCGGTTTGAAAATGCTCGTCCTTGACAAAACCGGTCTGCCGCCGGCCGCGCCCTTTGACACCGTCAACAGCTACAGGGGCACCACCTTTTTGGGCCAGGCCTTTGCAGAGGTCCGTTACCGTTTGTCGGAAGACCTCACGTTTACCGGCGGTCTGCACGGACAATGGTATTCGCTCAACAGCAACACCGCGATAGAACCCCGGGTGTCGTGGGCCTACCGTCTGCCGGCGCGCCAGACCCTTACGCTCAGCTATGGCCTCCACAGCCAGCTCCAGCCCACGCCCGTCTATTTTCAAACCATCGACATCCAAACCGGCGCCCGCGACCCCGGCAACCGGAGTCTTGGGTTTACCCGCGCCCACCATGTCATCCTGGGTTATGAACGCCGTTTGGGGGCCGACTGGAGGGTCAAGGCGGAAGCCTATTACCAATACCTTTTTGACGTCCCCGTGGAAAAAAGCTCCAGCGGTTTTTCCCTGCTCAATGCCGGGGCAGACTTTACTTTTCCCCCCTTGGTTGGACTCGTGAACAAGGGCTCCGGTACCAACAAAGGCGTCGAGCTCACCCTGGAAAAATTTATGAGCCACGGCTACTACCTTTTGTTGACGACTTCCCTTTTCGACTCCCGGTATAAAGGCAGCGACGGCGTCAGCCGGAACACCGCCTTCGACTACAAAACCGTGGTCAACCTCCTCGGCGGCCGCGAATGGCCCCTGGGCAAACACGGCAACGCCTTCACCGTCGACGCCCGTCTGTCCACCGTAGGCGGCCGCTACACCACCCCCGTCAACGTCGCCCAGTCCCGCGCCAAAGGCTTCGAGGTCCTCGACACCCTTGCCTACGACTCCGAGCGCCTCTCCGGTTATTTCCGGCTCGACACCAAATTCGGGATCCGGCTTAACAGCGGACACCGGCATTTCAGCCAGACTTTTTACCTGGATTTGCAGAATGTGACCAACCACAAGAATATTTTCGTGGAGCAGTATAATCACGCGACGGGGAACCTCAGCTCGGTCTATCAGATCGGGTTCTTCCCGGATATTCTTTACCGGATACAGCTTTAA
- a CDS encoding DMT family transporter: MNKKTTGFALALSAGILWGVSGTCAQFLFQHRGVTTEWLVTVRLLGAGVLLLGRAAAGGGRGGEAIETAGALAGAGPSAGARATVAAGASIWDIWRRDAVALLLFSIFGVVAVQYTYFAAIRASNVATATVLQYLGPPMIAAYFAVLHRRWPRPYEYGALACALAGTFLLVTHGSFHSLSISPVALFWGLASAVAMVFYTIQPTGLLARYKASIVIGWAMVVGGVFFSFVSPPWHVPGSWDAPAWGCLGVIVLLGTLAAFYSYLTAVQWIGAQSASLLVCAEPVAAAALAVGWLHVPLFAADWAGMGCILGTILLLTLGDKAKELPHAEPI, from the coding sequence ATGAACAAAAAAACAACGGGTTTTGCGCTCGCGCTCTCCGCGGGCATCCTTTGGGGGGTGTCCGGGACTTGCGCGCAATTTCTTTTTCAGCACCGGGGGGTGACCACCGAGTGGCTCGTCACCGTTCGTCTTCTCGGCGCGGGGGTGCTGCTGCTCGGGCGCGCGGCCGCAGGCGGCGGCCGGGGCGGCGAGGCCATTGAGACCGCCGGGGCCTTGGCGGGCGCTGGGCCCTCGGCGGGCGCCCGCGCGACGGTGGCCGCCGGAGCCTCCATTTGGGACATCTGGCGCCGGGACGCGGTCGCCCTTTTGCTGTTTAGCATTTTCGGGGTGGTGGCCGTCCAGTACACCTACTTCGCGGCGATCCGCGCGTCCAATGTCGCTACCGCGACCGTGCTCCAGTACCTGGGGCCGCCGATGATCGCGGCGTATTTTGCCGTCCTGCACCGGCGGTGGCCAAGGCCCTACGAGTATGGCGCGCTGGCGTGTGCATTGGCGGGTACGTTCCTGCTGGTGACCCACGGCAGCTTTCATTCCTTGTCCATCTCCCCCGTCGCGCTTTTTTGGGGGCTGGCCTCCGCGGTCGCCATGGTTTTCTATACCATACAACCCACGGGGCTCCTGGCGCGGTACAAGGCGTCCATTGTGATCGGCTGGGCCATGGTGGTGGGGGGCGTCTTTTTCAGCTTCGTGTCTCCCCCCTGGCACGTGCCCGGATCCTGGGATGCCCCGGCGTGGGGCTGTTTGGGCGTGATCGTCTTGCTGGGCACCCTGGCCGCCTTTTACAGCTACCTGACCGCGGTCCAGTGGATCGGCGCCCAAAGCGCCAGCCTTCTCGTCTGCGCTGAGCCGGTGGCCGCGGCCGCCCTCGCCGTGGGGTGGTTGCACGTGCCTCTTTTTGCCGCCGACTGGGCGGGGATGGGGTGCATCCTCGGGACGATTTTGCTCCTTACCCTGGGGGATAAGGCGAAGGAGCTGCCGCACGCGGAGCCGATCTGA
- a CDS encoding alpha/beta fold hydrolase: protein MIFLLAFLFAQTGSFATVNGLHMYYEIHGAGQPLVLIHGGGSTIQTSFGRILPALTKDHEVIAVELQAHGHSDNRDGRPTTFEQDADDVAALLQRLHIGKADIFGFSNGGTTAFQIAIRHPELVRRLVIASSMYKRGGSPPAFWAGFAHATLDQMPKVYQEAFLKIRPDSSALQTMFEQDRQRMEHFKDIPDSVIASIQAPALIMMGDKDVITPEHAVEMYRRLPHARLAIFPGGHGAYIGEVMSGDAAPALPVIEEFLNAQ from the coding sequence ATGATATTCCTCCTCGCCTTTCTTTTTGCGCAAACCGGATCATTTGCAACGGTCAACGGCCTGCACATGTATTATGAAATCCACGGTGCCGGCCAGCCGCTGGTCTTGATCCACGGGGGCGGGTCAACGATCCAGACCTCCTTTGGCAGGATCCTGCCCGCGCTGACAAAGGACCACGAGGTCATCGCCGTGGAGCTCCAGGCGCACGGCCACAGCGACAACCGCGACGGACGGCCGACCACGTTCGAACAGGACGCGGACGACGTGGCCGCCTTGCTCCAACGCCTGCACATCGGCAAGGCGGATATTTTCGGCTTTAGCAACGGGGGCACGACCGCCTTTCAAATCGCGATCCGTCACCCGGAGCTTGTTCGCAGGCTGGTCATCGCCTCCTCGATGTACAAAAGAGGGGGATCGCCCCCTGCGTTTTGGGCGGGTTTTGCCCACGCGACCCTCGACCAGATGCCGAAGGTGTACCAGGAAGCGTTCCTGAAGATCCGTCCCGACTCCAGCGCCTTGCAGACGATGTTCGAACAGGACCGGCAACGGATGGAGCACTTTAAGGACATCCCGGACAGCGTCATCGCCTCGATACAGGCGCCGGCGCTGATCATGATGGGTGACAAGGATGTGATCACTCCCGAACACGCGGTGGAGATGTATCGCCGACTGCCGCACGCGCGCCTCGCGATATTTCCCGGGGGGCACGGGGCCTATATAGGGGAGGTTATGAGCGGCGATGCTGCGCCGGCGCTGCCGGTGATCGAGGAATTTCTGAACGCGCAGTAG
- a CDS encoding ArsR/SmtB family transcription factor — translation MIARRDVYQAIADPTRRAIIGIVAKEPCNMKTITEQFDLSQQAISLHLKILKDCGLIKVTQQGRDRICEAKLDSLGEVSVWIDQYRQHWENKLDAMEAYVEKLKKERYGAHKK, via the coding sequence ATGATAGCCCGACGGGACGTATACCAGGCCATTGCAGACCCGACACGGCGCGCGATCATCGGCATCGTGGCGAAGGAACCCTGCAATATGAAGACGATCACAGAGCAGTTTGACCTGAGCCAGCAGGCGATTTCGCTGCACCTGAAGATCCTGAAGGATTGCGGTTTGATAAAAGTGACGCAGCAGGGGAGGGACCGGATCTGCGAAGCAAAGCTGGACAGCCTGGGGGAGGTGTCGGTGTGGATCGACCAGTACCGGCAGCACTGGGAGAATAAGCTGGACGCGATGGAAGCCTACGTGGAAAAACTAAAAAAAGAACGATATGGAGCACACAAAAAGTAA
- a CDS encoding glycoside hydrolase, whose protein sequence is MRFPLLIVLLTITARLSAQHLGAPPDSLGLDTFYKKYTDAGGIPIVSSEKAPDTALIVARDIVNYMLVKRPDVRATLIQHKARVLVMAQSEMETDLPERRSWKKPTRDDPRLTPGERDNYDKPGGIASMTDREYWNRRARGMGGTVTSCAEENLLGYPGTRYYGENILVHEFSHNIMNALRVCDTTLYREIHVAYDTAKARGLYKGQYAINTVAEYWAEGTQWWFWSNIEFYDGDTRVQTPDELKAYDPVLYHLLERVYLGHHNPADVYYAKNLRPVRRDRRP, encoded by the coding sequence ATGAGATTCCCCCTCCTGATCGTCCTGCTCACCATAACCGCCCGCCTGTCCGCCCAACACCTCGGCGCTCCACCGGATTCCCTCGGCCTGGATACTTTTTATAAAAAATATACCGACGCCGGCGGCATCCCCATCGTATCCTCCGAAAAGGCGCCTGACACGGCGCTGATAGTCGCGAGAGACATCGTCAACTACATGCTCGTGAAGCGCCCTGATGTGCGCGCTACCCTGATCCAGCACAAAGCCCGCGTCCTCGTCATGGCACAAAGCGAAATGGAGACCGACCTCCCCGAGCGCCGGTCCTGGAAAAAGCCCACCCGCGACGACCCCCGTCTGACCCCCGGCGAACGCGACAACTACGACAAACCCGGTGGCATCGCCAGCATGACCGATCGTGAATACTGGAACCGGCGAGCCCGTGGGATGGGCGGCACCGTTACCTCTTGCGCCGAGGAAAACCTCCTGGGCTATCCCGGCACCCGTTACTACGGCGAAAACATCCTCGTCCATGAATTCAGCCACAACATCATGAACGCTCTACGTGTGTGCGACACCACGCTTTACCGCGAGATCCACGTCGCCTACGACACCGCCAAGGCCAGGGGCCTCTACAAAGGGCAGTACGCCATCAACACCGTGGCCGAATACTGGGCTGAGGGTACCCAATGGTGGTTCTGGTCCAACATCGAATTCTACGACGGCGATACCCGGGTCCAGACCCCCGATGAACTCAAGGCCTACGATCCCGTCCTCTACCACCTCCTGGAACGCGTCTACCTGGGCCATCACAATCCCGCCGACGTGTACTACGCTAAAAACCTCCGTCCTGTCAGACGGGATCGCCGCCCTTAA
- a CDS encoding SRPBCC family protein — translation MQTASIAGREPVVVERAFATTKDRVWRALTELDQMRVWYFPQIKDFRAEVGFETEFTLSHKGKDYIHQWRVTEVVPGRKISYEWAFGGYPGTSLLTIELFEQMGATWLRLTHTGIETFRGDLFPDLSRENFVEGWTSFIGTSLRNYLEV, via the coding sequence ATGCAAACAGCGTCAATAGCAGGCAGGGAGCCTGTGGTGGTAGAACGTGCTTTTGCCACGACCAAAGACAGGGTCTGGAGGGCCCTGACCGAGCTGGACCAGATGAGGGTCTGGTATTTTCCTCAAATAAAAGACTTTCGGGCGGAGGTGGGTTTTGAAACGGAGTTTACCCTCTCGCACAAAGGAAAGGATTACATACACCAATGGCGGGTAACGGAGGTCGTCCCGGGTCGAAAAATCAGCTACGAGTGGGCCTTCGGGGGTTACCCCGGCACCTCGCTGCTGACCATCGAGCTATTCGAGCAGATGGGCGCGACCTGGTTGCGGCTGACACACACGGGGATCGAGACCTTCCGGGGTGACCTTTTCCCCGATCTTTCGCGCGAAAACTTTGTCGAAGGCTGGACCAGTTTTATTGGCACCTCTCTTAGAAACTACCTGGAGGTCTAA
- a CDS encoding SRPBCC family protein yields MEHTKSNRGMTLTRTFDAPVELLWEVWTKPEHICQWWGPNGFTCTIQTMEVKKGGDWELVLHGPDGTDYKNKSVFKEVVPLKKLVYEHDSAPRFVATVEFEALGDKTHLTWDMLFESEEEFIRTVKTFKADEGQKQNADKLAAYLKSVRV; encoded by the coding sequence ATGGAGCACACAAAAAGTAACCGGGGCATGACGCTTACCCGGACGTTTGACGCCCCCGTGGAACTCCTCTGGGAAGTTTGGACAAAGCCCGAACACATCTGCCAGTGGTGGGGACCCAACGGGTTCACGTGTACCATCCAGACCATGGAGGTGAAGAAGGGCGGCGACTGGGAACTCGTGTTACACGGACCGGACGGTACGGATTACAAAAACAAAAGTGTTTTCAAAGAAGTCGTCCCGCTGAAAAAACTCGTGTACGAACACGACTCCGCGCCCAGGTTTGTGGCCACCGTCGAATTCGAGGCACTGGGCGACAAGACGCACCTGACCTGGGACATGCTTTTCGAATCGGAAGAAGAGTTTATCCGGACAGTCAAAACCTTCAAAGCGGACGAAGGGCAAAAGCAAAATGCCGATAAACTCGCTGCGTATCTTAAAAGCGTGAGAGTATGA
- a CDS encoding DNA alkylation repair protein, whose translation MPLPEIMSQLEALSDESTRKIMLKHGIREPLFGVKMEHLKNLAKKLKRNHDLSLALFATGNADAMYLAGLVAEPAKMTEAELRTWVSQALSHSISEYTVPGIAAAGPHGATLAMEWIDAPEEHIAAGGYVPELTEEAIAVARSIGVVYVDMGDTACKVPEAEGYIRKMLKRK comes from the coding sequence ATGCCCCTCCCCGAGATCATGTCCCAACTGGAGGCGCTTTCAGACGAAAGCACCCGGAAAATCATGCTGAAACACGGGATCAGAGAACCCCTGTTTGGCGTAAAGATGGAGCACCTGAAAAACCTCGCCAAAAAGCTCAAAAGAAACCACGACCTGTCGCTGGCCCTTTTTGCGACAGGGAATGCGGACGCCATGTACCTGGCGGGGCTGGTGGCGGAACCGGCGAAGATGACGGAGGCGGAGCTGCGTACGTGGGTCAGCCAGGCGTTGTCGCACAGCATCAGCGAATATACGGTGCCGGGTATCGCAGCGGCGGGGCCGCACGGCGCGACCCTGGCGATGGAATGGATCGATGCCCCCGAGGAACACATCGCGGCGGGCGGGTACGTCCCGGAACTGACCGAAGAAGCGATCGCGGTGGCGAGGTCTATAGGGGTGGTATATGTTGATATGGGCGACACCGCCTGCAAGGTGCCCGAAGCCGAAGGCTACATCCGAAAAATGTTGAAGCGAAAATAA
- a CDS encoding LytR/AlgR family response regulator transcription factor produces the protein MRVVIIEDEAPAAQRLIRMLQALPGSCSVVQWLDSVEESVRYLSAAPEIDLLFMDIQLADGVSFSIFDQVQVDTPVIFTTAFDQYTLKAFKVNSVDYLLKPIDEQELRLALEKFRRLSSPVSSGHFRERLLIKRGRQLHYLRTLDTAYCYADGKICYGIDFQKNSYILEHTLSELETLLSPQRFFRANRHLLVNIDAVRKIHTWLGGRLKLELHPPVPGTDGVVSRERVGRFKDWLGS, from the coding sequence ATGCGCGTCGTGATCATCGAAGACGAGGCCCCCGCCGCCCAGCGGCTCATCCGGATGCTCCAGGCCCTCCCCGGTTCCTGCTCCGTCGTCCAATGGCTCGACAGCGTCGAGGAATCCGTGCGCTATTTGTCCGCCGCTCCCGAGATCGATCTTTTGTTTATGGACATACAGCTCGCCGACGGCGTGAGTTTTTCCATATTCGACCAGGTACAGGTAGACACCCCCGTTATCTTCACCACCGCTTTTGATCAATATACCCTGAAGGCGTTTAAGGTCAACAGCGTCGATTACCTGCTGAAACCCATCGACGAGCAGGAGCTCCGGCTAGCCCTGGAGAAATTCCGCCGCCTTTCTTCTCCGGTGTCCTCCGGTCACTTCCGCGAGCGGCTGCTCATTAAAAGAGGACGGCAGCTCCACTACCTGCGCACTTTGGATACCGCCTATTGCTACGCCGACGGCAAGATCTGCTACGGCATCGACTTTCAAAAAAACAGTTATATCCTGGAACATACCCTTTCTGAACTGGAGACGCTGCTCTCCCCTCAACGCTTTTTCCGCGCCAACCGGCACCTCCTCGTCAATATCGACGCCGTGCGGAAAATCCACACCTGGCTGGGTGGACGCCTGAAACTGGAACTCCACCCACCCGTCCCCGGTACCGACGGCGTCGTCAGCCGCGAACGGGTCGGCCGTTTTAAAGACTGGTTAGGATCATGA
- a CDS encoding sensor histidine kinase, which translates to MRWQHPKIGFDDRLVTVLGVIVMAFLIPIVFLGMGFRQAPYYTWECFWMSLVCTAMIWVGVRYIMIWSRLRYPGFEQTRRRLWVQAGLMLVFTLTVNNLLDVVLDWICHRFFPGDIQPGVDYNTRSNFAALFCTLAAVAIYESIYFMAELRKSIEAQEGLKRESLQAQLSALKTQVNPHFLFNNLNTLCAIIPEEPEQAVAFVQQLSRVYRHILEVKDEPSILLSKELDVLKAYAFLLKTRFGGNLDISIQVREEKLGERVVPLSLQILMENAIKHNIVSAAKPLHIRVFSEEGRLVVSNTLQKKQQVSESTGIGLANIRNRYRLLSDQEVEVHEEPAQFTVYIPLICAS; encoded by the coding sequence ATGCGTTGGCAACACCCCAAGATAGGTTTTGACGACCGCCTGGTCACCGTGCTGGGAGTGATTGTCATGGCCTTTTTGATCCCCATCGTGTTCCTGGGGATGGGGTTCCGCCAGGCCCCCTACTATACATGGGAGTGTTTCTGGATGAGTTTGGTGTGCACCGCCATGATCTGGGTGGGCGTCCGTTATATCATGATCTGGTCACGGCTCCGGTATCCCGGTTTTGAGCAAACCCGCCGGCGGCTTTGGGTCCAGGCCGGCCTGATGCTGGTCTTTACGCTCACGGTCAACAACCTGCTGGACGTCGTGCTCGACTGGATTTGTCATCGTTTTTTCCCCGGAGACATACAACCCGGCGTGGACTACAACACCCGGTCCAACTTTGCCGCCCTTTTTTGTACCCTCGCCGCCGTCGCCATATATGAAAGCATCTATTTTATGGCGGAGTTGCGTAAATCGATCGAGGCCCAGGAGGGGTTGAAACGCGAGAGCCTTCAGGCCCAGCTCAGCGCGCTGAAAACCCAGGTCAATCCCCACTTTCTTTTCAACAACCTCAATACCCTTTGCGCCATCATCCCCGAGGAACCCGAACAAGCCGTCGCCTTTGTACAACAACTGTCCCGGGTCTACCGCCACATCCTGGAGGTAAAGGATGAGCCCAGCATCCTCCTCAGCAAGGAGCTCGACGTACTCAAGGCCTACGCCTTTCTGCTAAAAACGCGTTTCGGGGGAAACCTCGACATCTCCATACAGGTCCGGGAAGAAAAGCTCGGCGAGCGCGTCGTCCCCCTCTCCCTCCAGATCCTCATGGAAAACGCCATCAAACACAACATCGTCTCCGCCGCCAAACCCCTCCACATCCGCGTCTTTTCCGAGGAAGGCCGGCTCGTCGTCAGCAACACCCTTCAAAAAAAACAGCAGGTCTCCGAATCCACCGGCATCGGTCTGGCCAATATCCGTAACCGTTACCGGCTCCTCAGCGACCAGGAAGTCGAGGTCCACGAAGAACCCGCCCAATTTACCGTCTATATCCCCCTGATATGCGCGTCGTGA